The sequence ACCAACCCGTTACACTTAGCCGCTCGCGACCGGCAGGCCGGACCTCGTGTTCGAGCCGACCACTTTCAAAACAGACCAGCCGCCCGCCAATGGGCTGAATGGTTAGTTCGTGCTCGGTAGAGCCATCTGATTCAGGGAGAAATAAAGCCAGCTGCCCACCGTCTGTTTCCTGCCAGTCGGTATTCAGGTAGCAGATTACAGAGAGTCGTCGGCGCGAATCGCTCCGGAACTGGTCAAGGTGACGCTTATAGAAAGTGCCGGGAGGATAGAGTGCATAATGGAATTCGTAATCGCGCAGGCCAAGGTAGCAGGTCCGATTTACATACTCCACAAACTCGCCGATACGCTGGAGAAACATGGTTTCTTCCGGTGTAGCCGAAGCTTCTTCGAGCCACAGAATCTCATCGCCCCGGATCGTGTTTTCAACTGTTCTCTGTTGATTTCCAATTCCAGCCGCTCTGAATTGGCCAGCTTCCCTGCGCTCATGAAGTCGTTTCGCCAGGGCTGATACTTCGTTAGCCGTCAAAAAATTATCGACAATGCCGTAACCTTCAGCCAGAATACCATCGATAATCGGTTCAAATAGAGAATTCATGTATAGCGCTATTGGATCGTTGACTATGGGCGTTCGCTTGTTCGTCCAATAGTTCTTTCCCAACGTCCTAGTTCTTCATTTCATTCAACTCATCGAGCTGAGCCGTGCGAAAATGCCGATAAACCTGCAACACGATTGCCAGTGCCACCGCCGATTCGGCAGCCGCCACTACCATGACAAACAGGCTCAGCATCTGCCCCTGCAATCGGTCGGGGTCGTACTGACTGAAGGCAACCAGATTGATATTGACGGCATTAAGCATCAGTTCGATACCCATCAGCACGACGATAGCGTGTCGTTTGAGCAACACAACGGCGAGTCCGATGGCAAACAAAGCGGCTCCGACAATCAGAAACAAATGGCTATCGACGGGTTCCAAATCAGCTAATCAGTTAGTAGATAATTGGGTAAATAAAGGAATTGGGTAAATGGTTCCTGATTTTTGGCCCATTTACCCAACCCTATCTTTACCAGTTTAACTCGTTTCGTGGTTACCCGCTACACATCACACAGCAGAACGGCCTCTTTCAGGCTCGTTAGCGGATCGCGTTTCGGAATAAACTCCTGGGCTACATAGCCCTTGAACCCTGTATCCACGATGGCCTTCATAATTGCCGGATAGTAAAGCTCCTGCGTTTCATCGATCTCATTTCGGCCAGGATTGCCGCCCGTGTGATAATGACCAATGTATTTACTATGCTCACGGATGGTACGAATGATGTCGCCCTCCATGATCTGCATATGGTAAATATCGTACAGCAACTTGAAATTATCGGAACCGACGCGTTTACACAGATCTACGCCCCAGGCGGTATGATCACACATGTAATCTTTATGATCGACTTTACTGTTGAGCAGTTCCATGATCATGGTAATACCATGTTTCTCAGCACTTGGCATCAGGCGTTTCAGGCCCACCGCGCAGTTCTCGAGGCCCTGTTCGTTGCTCATGCCCCGGCGATTTCCTGAAAAACAAATCACAGTGTTTAATCCTGCTTCTTTAAGCTTGGGAAAAATAGCCTCATAACTGGCTACCAGCTCGTCGTGGAATTTAGGATCGTTAAATCCATCAGGAATACCCTTTCCTGCTCCCTGCGGCAACGCCGATGTCAGGCCGTGTTTTTTCAATACGGGCCATTCATTAGGTCCGGTCAGGTCGATGGATGTGATCCCCATCTCTTTAGCCGCTTTGCAAAGATCATCCAGCGGGATTTTGCTATAACACCACCGGCAAACCGAGTGGTTAATACGGCCCTTCAGCATGGGAGCCGCAGCGTCGGATTGAGTCATAGAAGTAGCTAAAGAATCGGTCAACGACAGCGCCAGTGCGCTACCAG comes from Spirosoma aureum and encodes:
- a CDS encoding 2OG-Fe(II) oxygenase; its protein translation is MNSLFEPIIDGILAEGYGIVDNFLTANEVSALAKRLHERREAGQFRAAGIGNQQRTVENTIRGDEILWLEEASATPEETMFLQRIGEFVEYVNRTCYLGLRDYEFHYALYPPGTFYKRHLDQFRSDSRRRLSVICYLNTDWQETDGGQLALFLPESDGSTEHELTIQPIGGRLVCFESGRLEHEVRPAGRERLSVTGWLKTA
- the nuoK gene encoding NADH-quinone oxidoreductase subunit NuoK, which encodes MEPVDSHLFLIVGAALFAIGLAVVLLKRHAIVVLMGIELMLNAVNINLVAFSQYDPDRLQGQMLSLFVMVVAAAESAVALAIVLQVYRHFRTAQLDELNEMKN
- a CDS encoding hydroxypyruvate isomerase family protein produces the protein MTTRRTALKTLTGSALALSLTDSLATSMTQSDAAAPMLKGRINHSVCRWCYSKIPLDDLCKAAKEMGITSIDLTGPNEWPVLKKHGLTSALPQGAGKGIPDGFNDPKFHDELVASYEAIFPKLKEAGLNTVICFSGNRRGMSNEQGLENCAVGLKRLMPSAEKHGITMIMELLNSKVDHKDYMCDHTAWGVDLCKRVGSDNFKLLYDIYHMQIMEGDIIRTIREHSKYIGHYHTGGNPGRNEIDETQELYYPAIMKAIVDTGFKGYVAQEFIPKRDPLTSLKEAVLLCDV